The Acidimicrobiales bacterium DNA segment TGCTGAGCGCCCGCGACCAGCACCTCGTCGTCGACGGCCCGGCCCAGAACGGCTGCCCGGGGGAGGCGCTGACCCCGGCCGAGCTGTTCCTCGGCGGGGTGGCGACGTGCGCGGTCGAGCTGGTGCAGGTCCTGGCCCGCCAGCACGGGATCGCCCTCGCCGGCCTCGACGCCGAGATGGGTGGGGTGATCGACCGCGCCCACGAGGTGCGCGCCGACGTGACCGTGTTCGGCTCGGCCGCCCTGCGCTTCGTCTTCCGGGGCGTCGGGGACGAGGACGCCGCCCGACTGGTCGAGGAGTTCAAGGGGCGGTGACCG contains these protein-coding regions:
- a CDS encoding OsmC family protein, whose amino-acid sequence is LSARDQHLVVDGPAQNGCPGEALTPAELFLGGVATCAVELVQVLARQHGIALAGLDAEMGGVIDRAHEVRADVTVFGSAALRFVFRGVGDEDAARLVEEFKGR